In Oncorhynchus tshawytscha isolate Ot180627B linkage group LG06, Otsh_v2.0, whole genome shotgun sequence, the following are encoded in one genomic region:
- the LOC112245119 gene encoding uncharacterized protein LOC112245119 isoform X2 has protein sequence MEQCVAGLYQSLGRSLGGQLSPQEVCVLFHKVFHLHTGLEDAHTAIKKVAGDDGSWSCSDGKVLEVLLEMERERERRDEIYWDLQLLNTGKLRDLYHTDTHTHTTDTHTRDTHTIHLNQDLYHTTSQAQYDRDTQNIPTEKEKGKERKEGGVCGWRLRRAVRQRWARLVQEGVCGALPSLSGGRGSGVRSQALGCVSLSELLLLVGVKYDAVTHILFTEMLQEHHGLVAWKALLPWEREEREAELGLLWEETQESDDRLSLSDLPGAFRIYRCSEGVSLRGCPDWVKPREQSWSAISLLTEIHTSLEHETNTLTALAKRLDRETLQLMGLYASLATIRAQRETLSHGALLAARQDWETWPRIIGSCKRDQAQLWLQEKEEEEEEEEEEESSVFQQQVVLRCLVLNQEWERKCLLRLLHGDSPDKLQGPGEQKSPIEEWVQQREEALRAGCMSRLRHTHTFLLTQAQTHAQLQSCLQPQTLPAQGPAQPQPQSQTQSSLQHQSQWGGCALVLLVELMDLQEAQVSAVLSTLLDRGEQCLLSLIEEYESELRELRLSCLLTLLTSNPCLASDPNTLLTVVDPCLGPSDSISVQNISSASPPTDLTRGDPEYQHTGDLCTGCGTALAPEDLPYLEILCVSDTIHSLDTHHTPSASNGLSAEREVCEGREAREGSHRKTPQSYEKQGSLITLAWSKPPDGDTEQQTGTVMSTATEQQEEVGEVSVHCDTHNTPGYTPYDAPGHIHYNDTTRDTDQVKVLDSSLFQYSSEVEQLLPPTDQHPITGQKELVMEQSEKTETLSNVPTHTPITHTEEPPTWGRAQQEAEKRRGSPPVDEEHTDDLTALGANGSAYPHSLGGEREDMTELWALSRPAPLTSAQETLNIPHTTLEGDRSMEGEKTMGSVMERERTLEPVSMMEREKTMRSLVDLQRKVEQKQQRDRERQLLRVQERLSIIQNKKSQEDLMGLRQTDRLRHLTHNLPQADKSQQKTVVRERLEQLRRERSYVMQSKRDRNTAGFKELLGPVRLHSAETDDTADSLRLATSAS, from the exons ATGGAGCAGTGTGTGGCTGGTCTGTACCAGTCTTTAGGTCGTTCTCTTGGAGGACAGCTTTCTCCTCAggaagtgtgtgttctgttccaCAAGGTGTTCCATCTACACACCGGCTTGGAGGATGCACACACAGCTATAAAGAAG GTTGCAGGGGATGATGGGAGTTGGTCCTGCAGTGATGGAAAGGTTTTAGAAGTTCTCcttgagatggaaagagagagagaaaggagagacgag ATCTACTGGGACCTTCAGTTGCTCAACACAGGAAAACTCAGAGACCtgtaccacacagacacacacacacacaccacagacacacatacaagaGACACGCACACCATACACCTCAACCAAGACCTGTACCACACCACCAGTCAAGCGCAGtacgacagagacacacagaacatacccacagagaaagaaaagggaaaggagagaaaagagggaggagtgtgtgggtggagactgAGGAGAGCAGTTAGACAGCGCTGGGCCAG ACTGgtgcaggagggtgtgtgtggagCCCTGCCGTCTTTAAGTGGTGGTCGGGGGTCAGGGGTGAGAAGTCAGGCATTGgggtgtgtctctctgtcagaGCTACTCCTACTGGTAGGAGTGAAGTATGATGCCGTCACACACATACTCTTCACAGAGATGCTGCAGGAACAccatg GGCTGGTTGCCTGGAAGGCACTGTTGCCATGGGAGcgtgaggagagggaggcggagctAGGTTTGCTATGGGaggagactcaggagtcagaTGACAGGCTGAGTCTGTCTGACCTACCTGGAGCCTTCAGGATATACAG GTGCAGTGAGGGTGTGTCCCTGAGGGGCTGTCCTGATTGGGTGAAACCCAGGGAGCAGTCTTGGTCGgccatctctctcctcactgaaaTACACACCAGCCTTGAGCACGAGACAAACACTCTCACTGCCCTGGCCAAGAG ACTGGACAGGGAAACCCTGCAGTTGATGGGTCTGTATGCCAGCCTGGCCACCATCAGAGCTCAGAGGGAGACACTGTCCCATGGTGCACTGCTGGCAGCCAGACAGGACTGGGAGACATG GCCCAGGATTATAGGGTCCTGCAAAAGAGATCAGGCCCAGCTCTGGCtgcaggagaaggaggaggaggaggaggaggaggaagaagaggaatccTCTGtctttcaacaacag gTGGTGCTGAGGTGTCTGGTACTGAATCaggagtgggagagaaagtgTCTGCTGAGGCTGCTGCACGGGGACTCCCCAGACAAGCTACAGGGACCAGGAGAGCAGAAGTCACCTATAGAGG AGTGGGTCCAGCAAAGGGAGGAGGCGCTGAGAGCGGGGTGTATGAGCaggctgagacacacacacaccttcctgctGACTCAGGCCCAAACACATGCCCAGCTCCAGTCCTGTCTTCAGCCCCAAACCCTGCCAGCACAGGGCcctgcccagccccagccccagtcccaaaCCCAATCCTCCCTCCAGCACCAGTCCCAGTGGGGAGGCTGTGCTCTGGTCCTGCTGGTTGAGCTGATGGATCTTCAGGAGGCCCAGGTCTCTGCAGTGCTGTCAACTCTACTGGACAGG GGTGAACAGTGCCTGCTGTCCCTGATAGAAGAGTATGAGTCTGAACTCAGAGAGCTTCGTCTCTCCTGCTTGCTCACACTCCTCACCTCTAACCCCTGCCTGGCCTCGGACCCCAACACACTACTGACTGTTGTTGACCCCTGCCTGGGGCCTTCTGACTCAATCTCAGTCCAGAACATCTCCTCGGCCTCCCCGCCCACAGACCTGACCAGAGGTGACCCAGAATACCAACACACAGGGGACCTCTGCACAg gctgtgggACGGCCCTGGCCCCGGAGGACCTGCCCTATCTGGAGATCCTGTGTGTTTCAGACACCATCCACTCCCtcgacacacaccacacaccctctGCCTCCAATGGATTATCTGCAGAGCGAGAGGTGTGTGAGGGACGAGAGGCGAGGGAGGGCAGCCACAGAAAGACTCCTCAGAGCTATGAGAAGCAGGGTTCTCTCATCACTCTGGCCTGGAGCAAACCACCGGATGGAGACACTGAGCAGCAGACAGGAACA GTCATGTCTACTGCAACAGAGCAACAAGAGGAAGTGGGTGAGGTGAGTGTGCACTgtgacacacacaacacccccgGATACACACCCTATGACGCACCTGGACACATACACTACAACGACACaaccagagacacagaccaggtGAAGGTGTTGGACTCGTCTCTGTTCCAGTACAGCTCTGAGGTTGAACAGCTCTTACCGCCTACAGACCAACACCCCATCACGGGCCAG aAGGAGTTGGTGATGGAGCAGTcagagaagacagaaacactttCTAATGTGCCCACACACACCCCTATCACACACACTGAGGAGCCTCCAACATGGGGCAGAGCCCAGCAGGAGGCTGAGAAAAGGCGCGGAAGTCCACCTGTCGATGAGGAACACACTGATGACCTCACTGCTTTGGGAGCCAATGGAAGTGCTTACCCGCACTCtttgggaggggagagggaggacatgACAGAGCTCTGGGCCCTGAGTAGACCTGCACCCCTTACATCAGCCCAGGAGACCCTCAACATCCCACACACTACTCTAGAGGGAGACAGAtcaatggagggagagaaaacaatggggagtgtgatggagagagagaggacattggAGCCAGTCtctatgatggagagagagaaaacaatgcgCAGCTTGGTGGATCTGCAGAGGAAGGTGGAGCAGAAAcaacagcgagacagagagagacaattaCTGAGG GTCCAGGAGCGGCTGTCAATCATTCAGAACAAGAAGTCCCAGGAAGACCTGATGGGcctcagacagactgacagactccGGCACCTCACACATAACCTGCCCCag gcGGATAAGAGCCAGCAGAAGACAGTGGTCAGAGAAAGACTGGAGCAGCTGAGGAGAGAACGCTCCTATGTCATGCAGTCCAAAcgagacag gAATACAGCAGGCTTCAAGGAGCTGCTGGGTCCAGTGAGACTCCACAGTGCAGAGACAGACGACACTGCTGACTCACTCAGGCTAGCCACCAGCGCAAGCTAA
- the LOC112245119 gene encoding uncharacterized protein LOC112245119 isoform X1, whose translation MEQCVAGLYQSLGRSLGGQLSPQEVCVLFHKVFHLHTGLEDAHTAIKKVAGDDGSWSCSDGKVLEVLLEMERERERRDEIYWDLQLLNTGKLRDLYHTDTHTHTTDTHTRDTHTIHLNQDLYHTTSQAQYDRDTQNIPTEKEKGKERKEGGVCGWRLRRAVRQRWARLVQEGVCGALPSLSGGRGSGVRSQALGCVSLSELLLLVGVKYDAVTHILFTEMLQEHHGLVAWKALLPWEREEREAELGLLWEETQESDDRLSLSDLPGAFRIYRCSEGVSLRGCPDWVKPREQSWSAISLLTEIHTSLEHETNTLTALAKRLDRETLQLMGLYASLATIRAQRETLSHGALLAARQDWETWPRIIGSCKRDQAQLWLQEKEEEEEEEEEEESSVFQQQVVLRCLVLNQEWERKCLLRLLHGDSPDKLQGPGEQKSPIEGVVLAEWVQQREEALRAGCMSRLRHTHTFLLTQAQTHAQLQSCLQPQTLPAQGPAQPQPQSQTQSSLQHQSQWGGCALVLLVELMDLQEAQVSAVLSTLLDRGEQCLLSLIEEYESELRELRLSCLLTLLTSNPCLASDPNTLLTVVDPCLGPSDSISVQNISSASPPTDLTRGDPEYQHTGDLCTGCGTALAPEDLPYLEILCVSDTIHSLDTHHTPSASNGLSAEREVCEGREAREGSHRKTPQSYEKQGSLITLAWSKPPDGDTEQQTGTVMSTATEQQEEVGEVSVHCDTHNTPGYTPYDAPGHIHYNDTTRDTDQVKVLDSSLFQYSSEVEQLLPPTDQHPITGQKELVMEQSEKTETLSNVPTHTPITHTEEPPTWGRAQQEAEKRRGSPPVDEEHTDDLTALGANGSAYPHSLGGEREDMTELWALSRPAPLTSAQETLNIPHTTLEGDRSMEGEKTMGSVMERERTLEPVSMMEREKTMRSLVDLQRKVEQKQQRDRERQLLRVQERLSIIQNKKSQEDLMGLRQTDRLRHLTHNLPQADKSQQKTVVRERLEQLRRERSYVMQSKRDRNTAGFKELLGPVRLHSAETDDTADSLRLATSAS comes from the exons ATGGAGCAGTGTGTGGCTGGTCTGTACCAGTCTTTAGGTCGTTCTCTTGGAGGACAGCTTTCTCCTCAggaagtgtgtgttctgttccaCAAGGTGTTCCATCTACACACCGGCTTGGAGGATGCACACACAGCTATAAAGAAG GTTGCAGGGGATGATGGGAGTTGGTCCTGCAGTGATGGAAAGGTTTTAGAAGTTCTCcttgagatggaaagagagagagaaaggagagacgag ATCTACTGGGACCTTCAGTTGCTCAACACAGGAAAACTCAGAGACCtgtaccacacagacacacacacacacaccacagacacacatacaagaGACACGCACACCATACACCTCAACCAAGACCTGTACCACACCACCAGTCAAGCGCAGtacgacagagacacacagaacatacccacagagaaagaaaagggaaaggagagaaaagagggaggagtgtgtgggtggagactgAGGAGAGCAGTTAGACAGCGCTGGGCCAG ACTGgtgcaggagggtgtgtgtggagCCCTGCCGTCTTTAAGTGGTGGTCGGGGGTCAGGGGTGAGAAGTCAGGCATTGgggtgtgtctctctgtcagaGCTACTCCTACTGGTAGGAGTGAAGTATGATGCCGTCACACACATACTCTTCACAGAGATGCTGCAGGAACAccatg GGCTGGTTGCCTGGAAGGCACTGTTGCCATGGGAGcgtgaggagagggaggcggagctAGGTTTGCTATGGGaggagactcaggagtcagaTGACAGGCTGAGTCTGTCTGACCTACCTGGAGCCTTCAGGATATACAG GTGCAGTGAGGGTGTGTCCCTGAGGGGCTGTCCTGATTGGGTGAAACCCAGGGAGCAGTCTTGGTCGgccatctctctcctcactgaaaTACACACCAGCCTTGAGCACGAGACAAACACTCTCACTGCCCTGGCCAAGAG ACTGGACAGGGAAACCCTGCAGTTGATGGGTCTGTATGCCAGCCTGGCCACCATCAGAGCTCAGAGGGAGACACTGTCCCATGGTGCACTGCTGGCAGCCAGACAGGACTGGGAGACATG GCCCAGGATTATAGGGTCCTGCAAAAGAGATCAGGCCCAGCTCTGGCtgcaggagaaggaggaggaggaggaggaggaggaagaagaggaatccTCTGtctttcaacaacag gTGGTGCTGAGGTGTCTGGTACTGAATCaggagtgggagagaaagtgTCTGCTGAGGCTGCTGCACGGGGACTCCCCAGACAAGCTACAGGGACCAGGAGAGCAGAAGTCACCTATAGAGG GTGTTGTGTTAGCAGAGTGGGTCCAGCAAAGGGAGGAGGCGCTGAGAGCGGGGTGTATGAGCaggctgagacacacacacaccttcctgctGACTCAGGCCCAAACACATGCCCAGCTCCAGTCCTGTCTTCAGCCCCAAACCCTGCCAGCACAGGGCcctgcccagccccagccccagtcccaaaCCCAATCCTCCCTCCAGCACCAGTCCCAGTGGGGAGGCTGTGCTCTGGTCCTGCTGGTTGAGCTGATGGATCTTCAGGAGGCCCAGGTCTCTGCAGTGCTGTCAACTCTACTGGACAGG GGTGAACAGTGCCTGCTGTCCCTGATAGAAGAGTATGAGTCTGAACTCAGAGAGCTTCGTCTCTCCTGCTTGCTCACACTCCTCACCTCTAACCCCTGCCTGGCCTCGGACCCCAACACACTACTGACTGTTGTTGACCCCTGCCTGGGGCCTTCTGACTCAATCTCAGTCCAGAACATCTCCTCGGCCTCCCCGCCCACAGACCTGACCAGAGGTGACCCAGAATACCAACACACAGGGGACCTCTGCACAg gctgtgggACGGCCCTGGCCCCGGAGGACCTGCCCTATCTGGAGATCCTGTGTGTTTCAGACACCATCCACTCCCtcgacacacaccacacaccctctGCCTCCAATGGATTATCTGCAGAGCGAGAGGTGTGTGAGGGACGAGAGGCGAGGGAGGGCAGCCACAGAAAGACTCCTCAGAGCTATGAGAAGCAGGGTTCTCTCATCACTCTGGCCTGGAGCAAACCACCGGATGGAGACACTGAGCAGCAGACAGGAACA GTCATGTCTACTGCAACAGAGCAACAAGAGGAAGTGGGTGAGGTGAGTGTGCACTgtgacacacacaacacccccgGATACACACCCTATGACGCACCTGGACACATACACTACAACGACACaaccagagacacagaccaggtGAAGGTGTTGGACTCGTCTCTGTTCCAGTACAGCTCTGAGGTTGAACAGCTCTTACCGCCTACAGACCAACACCCCATCACGGGCCAG aAGGAGTTGGTGATGGAGCAGTcagagaagacagaaacactttCTAATGTGCCCACACACACCCCTATCACACACACTGAGGAGCCTCCAACATGGGGCAGAGCCCAGCAGGAGGCTGAGAAAAGGCGCGGAAGTCCACCTGTCGATGAGGAACACACTGATGACCTCACTGCTTTGGGAGCCAATGGAAGTGCTTACCCGCACTCtttgggaggggagagggaggacatgACAGAGCTCTGGGCCCTGAGTAGACCTGCACCCCTTACATCAGCCCAGGAGACCCTCAACATCCCACACACTACTCTAGAGGGAGACAGAtcaatggagggagagaaaacaatggggagtgtgatggagagagagaggacattggAGCCAGTCtctatgatggagagagagaaaacaatgcgCAGCTTGGTGGATCTGCAGAGGAAGGTGGAGCAGAAAcaacagcgagacagagagagacaattaCTGAGG GTCCAGGAGCGGCTGTCAATCATTCAGAACAAGAAGTCCCAGGAAGACCTGATGGGcctcagacagactgacagactccGGCACCTCACACATAACCTGCCCCag gcGGATAAGAGCCAGCAGAAGACAGTGGTCAGAGAAAGACTGGAGCAGCTGAGGAGAGAACGCTCCTATGTCATGCAGTCCAAAcgagacag gAATACAGCAGGCTTCAAGGAGCTGCTGGGTCCAGTGAGACTCCACAGTGCAGAGACAGACGACACTGCTGACTCACTCAGGCTAGCCACCAGCGCAAGCTAA